Proteins from one Bradyrhizobium roseum genomic window:
- a CDS encoding TonB-dependent receptor, which yields MSKVKAPRSLRLGGAIDSVGQVIENNSGKKVSAVAGLIAVASFSGAEAQQSNLPPVTVDAPVARPRPAASKPSPDQVRARTALRRAARRAQPAQAAPVPFPNAGSLGAADRNPYADAAAPYKVDRVQASGKFPEPLLNTPKTITVMSKEVLADKNITSLREIGRSTAGVTLGSGEGGNAFGDRFFIRGFDARNDVFIDGIRDPAVSIRENFFTEQIEILRGPASSYAGRGTAGGAINIVTKQAGDRNFYNADSTFGTDHTKRITLDVNQVISPTFSIRTGGMFQDANVAGRNYVTDDRWGGFISTKWTPTNDIKITTNYVHTDLSGLPDFGVPWYRQGNTPVTEVKGIPRQNWYGFVNRDFQTARQDFGTLTGEYKVTDSITLTSRTRAEHSLLAYIGTLPNSPQTVLPNPGDWRFTASPQSRNQWVDILANQEEATFKFDTGSVKHTSVVGLEVSNERIGIDRYTGLSSEAFGPGAPGSGALPNQSIYAPSYTFLPFNTLPSLIGNPTRYNVDSKALYVMDTANWQDTIILNGGVRYDGYDLRSSNNTATAKVNSDFINYNVGAVFKPVPIGSLYAAYATSTNPFGSELDATGTDYGSAPPNGAVILGPERNKAAEIGTKWELFDRHLLVTGALFHTEKDNARETVNGTLTSGAAYQVEGIDLEVSGKITDRWSVFGGLVLMRSKVTQSGNAANLGLQMANIAHESFSMLSKYKFDGGWELGGQAVYRSKIYGGTFGANTGNELPSYWRFDAFVEKKIDKNFTIKLYAQNLTNKLYYDTLYRSATPFVAVAPGRAFYLVTSAKF from the coding sequence ATGAGCAAAGTAAAGGCACCGAGGTCGCTACGTTTGGGGGGGGCGATCGACTCGGTCGGCCAGGTCATCGAGAACAATTCCGGCAAGAAGGTTTCCGCGGTCGCGGGGCTGATTGCGGTCGCGTCGTTCTCCGGCGCGGAAGCGCAGCAGTCGAATCTCCCGCCGGTGACGGTCGATGCCCCGGTGGCGCGCCCGCGTCCCGCCGCGTCAAAACCTTCACCGGACCAGGTTCGCGCCCGCACCGCGTTGCGCCGCGCCGCCCGCCGCGCGCAGCCGGCGCAGGCCGCCCCGGTGCCGTTCCCGAATGCGGGGAGCCTCGGCGCCGCCGATCGCAATCCCTATGCGGATGCCGCGGCGCCCTACAAGGTCGACCGCGTCCAGGCGTCCGGCAAATTCCCGGAGCCGCTGCTCAACACGCCCAAAACCATCACAGTGATGAGCAAGGAAGTGCTCGCCGACAAGAACATCACCTCGCTGCGCGAGATCGGGCGCTCCACCGCCGGCGTGACGCTGGGATCGGGCGAAGGCGGCAACGCGTTCGGCGATCGTTTCTTCATCCGCGGTTTCGACGCGCGCAACGACGTCTTCATCGACGGCATCCGCGATCCCGCGGTTTCGATCCGCGAGAACTTCTTCACCGAGCAGATCGAGATTTTGCGCGGCCCGGCCTCGTCCTATGCCGGCCGCGGCACCGCCGGCGGCGCCATCAACATCGTCACCAAGCAGGCCGGTGACCGCAACTTCTACAATGCGGACAGCACGTTCGGCACCGACCACACCAAGCGCATCACGCTCGACGTCAACCAGGTGATCTCTCCGACATTTTCGATTCGAACCGGTGGCATGTTCCAGGATGCCAACGTGGCGGGGCGCAACTACGTCACCGATGATCGCTGGGGCGGTTTCATCTCGACCAAGTGGACGCCGACCAACGACATCAAGATCACCACGAACTACGTCCACACCGACCTCAGCGGCCTGCCGGATTTCGGCGTGCCCTGGTACCGGCAGGGCAACACGCCCGTCACCGAGGTGAAAGGCATCCCGCGCCAGAACTGGTACGGCTTCGTCAATCGCGACTTCCAGACCGCGCGGCAGGATTTCGGCACGTTGACGGGCGAGTACAAGGTCACCGACAGCATCACGCTGACCAGCCGCACGCGCGCGGAGCACTCGCTGCTGGCCTATATCGGCACGTTGCCGAACTCGCCGCAGACGGTGCTTCCTAACCCTGGAGACTGGAGGTTCACCGCCAGCCCGCAGAGCCGCAACCAGTGGGTCGACATCCTGGCGAACCAGGAAGAGGCGACGTTCAAGTTCGATACCGGATCGGTCAAGCATACGTCGGTGGTCGGGCTCGAAGTCTCCAACGAGCGTATCGGGATCGATCGCTACACCGGCCTTTCGTCGGAAGCGTTTGGACCCGGCGCCCCCGGCAGCGGCGCCTTGCCGAACCAGTCGATCTACGCGCCGAGCTACACGTTCCTTCCGTTCAACACCCTTCCGTCGCTGATCGGAAATCCAACGCGCTACAATGTCGACAGCAAGGCCCTCTATGTCATGGACACCGCCAACTGGCAGGACACCATCATCCTGAACGGCGGTGTGCGCTACGACGGCTACGACCTGCGATCGTCGAACAACACGGCAACCGCCAAGGTCAACTCGGATTTCATCAATTATAACGTCGGCGCCGTCTTCAAGCCGGTGCCGATCGGAAGCCTCTATGCGGCCTACGCGACTTCGACCAATCCATTCGGCTCCGAACTCGACGCCACAGGCACCGATTACGGCAGCGCTCCGCCAAACGGCGCCGTCATTCTTGGCCCCGAACGTAACAAGGCCGCCGAAATCGGCACCAAGTGGGAGCTGTTCGATCGCCATTTGCTGGTGACCGGCGCGCTGTTCCATACCGAAAAGGACAATGCCCGCGAGACCGTCAACGGCACCCTAACCTCGGGCGCGGCCTATCAGGTCGAGGGTATCGACCTCGAGGTCAGTGGCAAGATCACCGACCGCTGGAGCGTCTTCGGTGGCTTGGTGCTGATGCGCTCGAAGGTCACGCAAAGCGGGAACGCTGCCAACCTCGGCCTGCAGATGGCCAACATCGCCCATGAATCCTTCAGCATGTTGAGCAAGTACAAGTTCGACGGCGGCTGGGAGCTTGGCGGGCAGGCGGTCTACCGCTCAAAGATCTATGGCGGCACCTTTGGCGCCAATACCGGCAACGAGCTCCCGAGCTACTGGCGCTTCGACGCGTTCGTCGAAAAGAAGATCGACAAGAACTTTACCATAAAGCTCTACGCGCAGAACCTGACCAACAAGCTCTATTACGACACGCTCTACCGCAGCGCGACGCCGTTCGTGGCAGTGGCGCCGGGGCGGGCGTTCTATCTCGTCACCTCGGCGAAGTTCTGA
- a CDS encoding arylsulfatase, whose translation MAAGSATPFGGTIGKTVAGSKPWWPQSAKPPAGAPNILVVLFDDVGFSDFGCYGSAIKTPTIDRLAAEGLRYSGFHTTAMCSTTRAALLTGRNHHSVGVGCLANFDSGYPGYRGKIAREAGTLAEMLRPHGYRNYMVGKWHVTPLTESGATGPFDGWPLGRGFDRFYGFLDAETDQFAPELVSDNTHIDPPGIYADGYHLTSDLVDQSIRFIADHTADRPDVPWLTWVALGACHAPHQAPMDIIKSYDAMFAHGWDVERAQRMARQKAMGIVPQETRLPARNDGVKAWDEYSADERRVFTRLQAAFAGMLDHADRHLARLIGFLDTAGIRDNTLVLVLSDNGASQEGGPWGFVNAMGPYNFRPEPVAEKLRRIDDIGGPDSHSNFPHGWAMASNTPLRRYKQNTHGGGIRDPFVMNWPKKIAAKGEVRHQFVHACDLTPTLLELIGIAPPAEIGGIAQMPLEGESFARSIADPAAPSKSSPQYFEMFGHRGIWHDGWKAVSFHPSGTPFENDTWELFHLAQDFAETNDLAAQEPERLEAMIKLWWREAEQRNVLPLDDRFGPRFAENAARFHGARNKFTFHAGMGHVPTDVAPDVRSRSYTIEAHVEIGDDGAEGVLIAHGDATSGYSLYIKDGLLVHDLNIGGGHEIVTSTRKVPAGAHRLGVHVERMIRKEPPAKGSRTGVTAYTLLIDGEPAGAIQTQLAFNNFISWSGLDIGRDRSSPVSHYEAPFEFTGRLLKVTVDMHDDQKLDGEGVAAAEMARQ comes from the coding sequence ATGGCGGCAGGCAGCGCAACACCGTTCGGCGGCACGATCGGCAAGACGGTGGCCGGATCGAAGCCATGGTGGCCGCAGTCAGCCAAGCCGCCGGCGGGCGCGCCCAACATTCTCGTCGTGCTGTTCGACGATGTCGGATTCTCCGATTTCGGCTGCTACGGCTCGGCGATCAAGACGCCGACCATCGACAGGCTCGCCGCCGAAGGGCTGCGCTATTCGGGCTTCCATACCACCGCGATGTGTTCGACGACGCGCGCGGCTTTGCTCACCGGCCGTAACCACCATTCGGTCGGCGTCGGCTGTCTCGCCAATTTCGACTCCGGCTATCCCGGCTATCGCGGCAAGATCGCGCGCGAGGCGGGCACGCTGGCCGAGATGCTGCGGCCGCACGGTTATCGCAATTACATGGTCGGCAAATGGCACGTCACGCCGCTGACCGAAAGCGGCGCCACCGGGCCGTTCGACGGCTGGCCGCTCGGCCGCGGTTTTGACCGCTTCTACGGTTTTCTCGACGCCGAGACCGACCAGTTCGCGCCCGAACTCGTCTCCGACAACACCCATATCGATCCGCCCGGGATCTACGCCGACGGCTACCACTTGACGTCCGACCTGGTCGACCAGTCGATCCGCTTCATTGCCGATCACACCGCCGACCGTCCCGACGTGCCATGGCTGACCTGGGTGGCGCTCGGTGCCTGTCACGCGCCGCACCAGGCGCCGATGGACATCATCAAGAGCTATGACGCGATGTTCGCCCATGGCTGGGACGTCGAGCGCGCGCAGCGCATGGCACGCCAGAAGGCGATGGGGATCGTGCCGCAGGAAACCCGCTTGCCCGCGCGCAATGACGGCGTGAAGGCGTGGGACGAGTACAGCGCCGACGAACGGCGCGTGTTCACGCGGCTGCAGGCCGCCTTCGCCGGCATGCTCGACCATGCCGACCGGCATCTGGCGCGGCTGATCGGCTTCCTCGATACCGCAGGGATCCGCGACAATACGCTGGTTTTGGTGCTGTCCGACAACGGCGCGAGCCAGGAGGGCGGGCCGTGGGGTTTTGTCAATGCGATGGGGCCGTATAATTTCCGCCCCGAGCCGGTCGCGGAAAAACTGCGCCGGATCGACGACATCGGCGGCCCGGATTCGCACAGCAATTTTCCGCACGGCTGGGCGATGGCGTCGAACACGCCACTGCGCCGCTACAAGCAGAACACCCATGGCGGCGGCATCCGCGATCCCTTCGTGATGAACTGGCCGAAGAAAATCGCCGCGAAGGGCGAGGTGCGCCACCAGTTCGTTCACGCCTGCGACCTGACGCCGACCCTGCTGGAACTGATCGGCATCGCGCCGCCGGCCGAAATCGGCGGCATCGCGCAGATGCCGCTCGAAGGCGAAAGCTTTGCGCGTTCGATTGCCGATCCTGCCGCGCCCTCAAAGTCTTCGCCGCAATACTTTGAAATGTTCGGGCATCGCGGCATCTGGCACGACGGCTGGAAGGCGGTTTCCTTCCATCCGTCCGGCACGCCGTTCGAGAACGACACATGGGAGCTGTTTCATCTGGCGCAGGATTTTGCGGAGACCAACGATCTGGCGGCGCAGGAGCCCGAGCGGCTCGAGGCAATGATCAAACTGTGGTGGCGCGAGGCCGAGCAGCGCAATGTGCTGCCGCTCGACGACCGGTTCGGGCCTCGGTTCGCGGAAAACGCCGCGCGCTTCCACGGCGCGCGCAACAAGTTCACCTTTCACGCCGGCATGGGGCACGTCCCGACCGACGTCGCGCCCGACGTGCGCAGCCGCAGCTACACCATCGAGGCCCATGTCGAGATCGGCGACGATGGTGCAGAAGGCGTGCTGATCGCCCATGGCGACGCCACTTCCGGCTACAGCCTCTACATCAAGGACGGCCTTTTGGTGCACGATCTCAACATCGGCGGCGGCCACGAGATCGTGACCTCGACCCGCAAGGTGCCGGCAGGTGCGCACCGGCTCGGCGTGCATGTCGAGCGTATGATCCGCAAGGAGCCGCCGGCCAAAGGTTCCCGCACCGGCGTCACCGCATATACGCTGCTGATCGACGGCGAGCCGGCCGGCGCGATCCAGACCCAGCTCGCCTTCAACAATTTCATCTCGTGGTCCGGTCTCGACATCGGCCGCGACCGCTCCAGCCCGGTCTCGCATTACGAGGCGCCGTTCGAATTCACCGGGCGGTTGCTGAAGGTGACAGTCGACATGCACGACGACCAGAAGCTGGATGGCGAGGGGGTGGCGGCTGCGGAGATGGCGAGGCAGTAG